The following are from one region of the Coffea eugenioides isolate CCC68of chromosome 2, Ceug_1.0, whole genome shotgun sequence genome:
- the LOC113761897 gene encoding transcription factor GTE7-like isoform X1, which translates to MASAVLPSRNESYWAEREVCMRQFPNNRTNHPHFYPRLNPKPHSNPSRLPNPIFNSNFNVSRQIIDLTAKTGLRQRNEPSPRPPFLPPSASINDPHSFNRSADGPLLSKDPFHREYVTFKASSYSKRELKELKNRLISDLERVRTLLTRIQTRELEFRPGFCRALFRPPAVETNHIPVNLTSDEKQNQKNRASGSVTRKGKGKKNQKLSGQKRALALGDARETKRPFVIPTSSEAEKASETVMKKCKQILMTLMKQKHSWVFNKPVDVVRLRLHDYFKVIKHPMDLGTIKSNFNKRVYKSPLEFASDVRLTFNNAMRYNPKGQDVHAMAESMLSSFEEMFEPVYQEYETGHRKLVAGKMNEITNWVQLEPVIAMPQPILLSSPSCQNEQILLSPGLQSTSGKLPNPKAKDSNKRQMSNEEKSNLGLNLQNMPQEKMERVVQIVRKRNPHLVPDGDEIELDFEVLDDDTLWDLDRFVSNHKKALSKMKRQELVDGANLIEEEGPKSPVSEPCEVDVEQNNKEDAGEEDVDIGEDIPAFDFPPVEIEKDVEVEKGNAAASVLEVEIEDCAGANGGSRSSSAASSSSDDSSSDDSDSDSGSSSGSDDSDEDSVQSPYVEAKGVPAA; encoded by the exons ATGGCTTCCGCCGTCTTGCCCAGCCGAAATGAGTCCTATTGGGCTGAACGCGAGGTTTGTATGAGGCAATTTCCAAACAACCGCACGAATCATCCCCATTTCTACCCGCGGTTGAATCCTAAACCTCATTCTAACCCTAGCAGGCTTCCAAACCCCATTTTCAACTCAAATTTCAACGTTAGCCGGCAAATCATTGATCTTACAGCTAAAACTGGTCTCCGGCAGCGCAATGAACCATCACCCAGGCCTCCTTTCCTGCCACCTTCGGCGTCGATCAATGATCCGCACTCCTTTAACCGGAGTGCAGATGGGCCTCTTCTATCCAAGGATCCGTTTCACCGAGAGTACGTGACATTCAAAGCGTCGTCGTACTCGAAAAGAGAGCTGAAAGAGCTGAAAAATCGACTAATCTCCGACCTCGAACGGGTTCGGACCCTATTGACCCGAATACAGACCCGGGAGCTTGAGTTTAGACCCGGTTTTTGTAGGGCCCTATTCAGGCCGCCTGCTGTAGAAACAAATCACATACCAGTGAACCTTACATCAGATGAGAAGCAGAACCAAAAGAACCGGGCATCCGGGTCAGTGACCCGAAAGGGTAAGGGCAAAAAGAACCAAAAACTTTCGGGGCAAAAAAGGGCTCTTGCTTTAGGTGATGCTCGAGAAACAAAGCGGCCGTTTGTGATCCCAACTTCATCAGAGGCCGAGAAGGCGTCGGAAACGGTGATGAAGAAATGTAAGCAGATTTTGATGACACTTATGAAGCAAAAGCACAGTTGGGTTTTTAATAAGCCCGTTGATGTTGTTCGTCTAAGGCTTCATGATTACTTCAAAGTCATAAAGCATCCAATGGATCTTGGGACTATCAAGTCTAATTTCAACAAAAGGGTGTACAAATCACCCCTTGAATTTGCTTCGGATGTAAGGCTAACTTTTAACAATGCCATGAGATATAACCCCAAAGGGCAAGATGTCCATGCAATGGCGGAGTCTATGCTTTCGAGTTTTGAAGAAATGTTTGAGCCCGTGTATCAGGAGTATGAAACCGGACATCGAAAACTGGTTGCTGGGAAGATGAACGAAATTACCAACTGGGTTCAGCTGGAACCGGTGATTGCGATGCCACAACCAATATTGTTGAGTTCGCCTTCATGTCAGAATGAGCAGATTCTGTTGTCTCCTGGATTGCAGAGTACAAGCGGGAAATTGCCAAACCCAAAAGCCAAGGATTCGAACAAGAGGCAAATGAGCAATGAGGAGAAGTCTAACTTGGGGTTGAATTTGCAGAATATGCCGCAGGAGAAGATGGAACGCGTGGTGCAGATTGTCAGGAAGAGGAATCCTCATTTGGTGCCGGACGGAGATGAGATTGAACTTGATTTTGAGGTTCTTGACGATGACACTCTTTGGGATTTGGATAGGTTCGTGAGTAATCACAAGAAAGCTCTGAGCAAGATGAAAAGGCAAGAACTCGTTGACGGTGCCAATTTGATCGAAGAAGAAGGACCCAAG TCTCCAGTTAGTGAGCCTTGTGAGGTGGATGTCGAACAGAACAACAAAGAAGATGCAGGGGAAGAGGATGTTGATATTGGAGAGGACATTCCAGCATTTGACTTTCCCCCTGTGGAGATTGAGAAGGATGTGGAGGTTGAGAAGGGTAATGCTGCTGCCTCCGTTCTGGAGGTTGAGATTGAGGACTGTGCTGGAGCTAATGGTGGATCCCGCAGCTCTAGTGCCGCAAGTTCTAGTAGTGATGATTCTTCTTCTGATG ATTCAGATTCAGATTCTGGTAGTTCTTCAGGGAGTGATGATTCTGACGAGGATAGTGTACAGTCGCCTTATGTTGAAGCAAAAGGAGTCCCTGCAGCTTAA
- the LOC113761897 gene encoding transcription factor GTE7-like isoform X2 yields the protein MASAVLPSRNESYWAEREVCMRQFPNNRTNHPHFYPRLNPKPHSNPSRLPNPIFNSNFNVSRQIIDLTAKTGLRQRNEPSPRPPFLPPSASINDPHSFNRSADGPLLSKDPFHREYVTFKASSYSKRELKELKNRLISDLERVRTLLTRIQTRELEFRPGFCRALFRPPAVETNHIPVNLTSDEKQNQKNRASGSVTRKGKGKKNQKLSGQKRALALGDARETKRPFVIPTSSEAEKASETVMKKCKQILMTLMKQKHSWVFNKPVDVVRLRLHDYFKVIKHPMDLGTIKSNFNKRVYKSPLEFASDVRLTFNNAMRYNPKGQDVHAMAESMLSSFEEMFEPVYQEYETGHRKLVAGKMNEITNWVQLEPVIAMPQPILLSSPSCQNEQILLSPGLQSTSGKLPNPKAKDSNKRQMSNEEKSNLGLNLQNMPQEKMERVVQIVRKRNPHLVPDGDEIELDFEVLDDDTLWDLDRFVSNHKKALSKMKRQELVDGANLIEEEGPKLW from the exons ATGGCTTCCGCCGTCTTGCCCAGCCGAAATGAGTCCTATTGGGCTGAACGCGAGGTTTGTATGAGGCAATTTCCAAACAACCGCACGAATCATCCCCATTTCTACCCGCGGTTGAATCCTAAACCTCATTCTAACCCTAGCAGGCTTCCAAACCCCATTTTCAACTCAAATTTCAACGTTAGCCGGCAAATCATTGATCTTACAGCTAAAACTGGTCTCCGGCAGCGCAATGAACCATCACCCAGGCCTCCTTTCCTGCCACCTTCGGCGTCGATCAATGATCCGCACTCCTTTAACCGGAGTGCAGATGGGCCTCTTCTATCCAAGGATCCGTTTCACCGAGAGTACGTGACATTCAAAGCGTCGTCGTACTCGAAAAGAGAGCTGAAAGAGCTGAAAAATCGACTAATCTCCGACCTCGAACGGGTTCGGACCCTATTGACCCGAATACAGACCCGGGAGCTTGAGTTTAGACCCGGTTTTTGTAGGGCCCTATTCAGGCCGCCTGCTGTAGAAACAAATCACATACCAGTGAACCTTACATCAGATGAGAAGCAGAACCAAAAGAACCGGGCATCCGGGTCAGTGACCCGAAAGGGTAAGGGCAAAAAGAACCAAAAACTTTCGGGGCAAAAAAGGGCTCTTGCTTTAGGTGATGCTCGAGAAACAAAGCGGCCGTTTGTGATCCCAACTTCATCAGAGGCCGAGAAGGCGTCGGAAACGGTGATGAAGAAATGTAAGCAGATTTTGATGACACTTATGAAGCAAAAGCACAGTTGGGTTTTTAATAAGCCCGTTGATGTTGTTCGTCTAAGGCTTCATGATTACTTCAAAGTCATAAAGCATCCAATGGATCTTGGGACTATCAAGTCTAATTTCAACAAAAGGGTGTACAAATCACCCCTTGAATTTGCTTCGGATGTAAGGCTAACTTTTAACAATGCCATGAGATATAACCCCAAAGGGCAAGATGTCCATGCAATGGCGGAGTCTATGCTTTCGAGTTTTGAAGAAATGTTTGAGCCCGTGTATCAGGAGTATGAAACCGGACATCGAAAACTGGTTGCTGGGAAGATGAACGAAATTACCAACTGGGTTCAGCTGGAACCGGTGATTGCGATGCCACAACCAATATTGTTGAGTTCGCCTTCATGTCAGAATGAGCAGATTCTGTTGTCTCCTGGATTGCAGAGTACAAGCGGGAAATTGCCAAACCCAAAAGCCAAGGATTCGAACAAGAGGCAAATGAGCAATGAGGAGAAGTCTAACTTGGGGTTGAATTTGCAGAATATGCCGCAGGAGAAGATGGAACGCGTGGTGCAGATTGTCAGGAAGAGGAATCCTCATTTGGTGCCGGACGGAGATGAGATTGAACTTGATTTTGAGGTTCTTGACGATGACACTCTTTGGGATTTGGATAGGTTCGTGAGTAATCACAAGAAAGCTCTGAGCAAGATGAAAAGGCAAGAACTCGTTGACGGTGCCAATTTGATCGAAGAAGAAGGACCCAAG TTATGGTAA